Proteins co-encoded in one Euwallacea fornicatus isolate EFF26 chromosome 34, ASM4011564v1, whole genome shotgun sequence genomic window:
- the LOC136348605 gene encoding uncharacterized protein, translating to MRLDQWVDARAWQVRLDEYDGYVKIFVKDIGKWCERGFGNLNFYVTQAVCGHGSFGTYPKRIGKANSDIWWYCDARDIPEHTVFECTEFAEHRRRAEAACGVGITKEKVAMLLMRNSDTWNAVTCMLESILREKCLYRRNLRDRADEAI from the coding sequence ATGAGATTGGATCAATGGGTCGACGCAAGGGCGTGGCAGGTAAGACTCGATGAGTACGATGGGTACGTAAAGATATTTGTGAAAGACATAGGGAAGTGGTGCGAACGCGGTTTCGGTAACTTAAATTTCTACGTGACGCAGGCCGTGTGCGGACACGGGTCATTCGGGACGTACCCGAAACGTATAGGCAAGGCTAATTCGGACATATGGTGGTACTGCGATGCCCGGGACATTCCGGAGCACACTGTGTTCGAGTGTACCGAGTTCGCGGAACACAGGAGGAGGGCTGAGGCCGCGTGCGGGGTAGGCATAACGAAGGAGAAGGTGGCGATGCTGCTGATGAGAAATAGTGACACGTGGAACGCTGTCACGTGTATGTTGGAATCTATATTGAGGGAAAAGTGCCTCTACAGGAGGAACCTACGTGACCGCGCTGACGAAGCAATTTAA